The Bdellovibrionales bacterium genome segment AGCCGTGATACCTGTTCCCAAACCCACAACAGCGACCGTTTTCGGATTTTCATGAAGAAGCAGTGGCACCTGTCCCAGAAGCATTAAGTGTCTGCGATCCCCATGTCCAGCGCCCGCAACCGGCTTTCCCGAAATTCGCAATCCAATTTTTCCTGTTGAAAACTCATTTGCGGTCACCGCAACACTGCCATGAATACCATCCCTGTAATAGAGGAGTCGGGCTGGAGTATTTTCTCTCTGCTTTTCCAGCGCCTCCAAGGCCCCCTCGGTTGCCATAGACATATAAATTCCTTGATTCGTCGCCAAAGGATCATGAGGAGGAACAACAAAGACACAAACAAGAGTCAGAAAAGACACCAAAGAAAAATACTTAATTTTCTCTTTGAGAGCGGTCCCCGGAATGAGAAAAAATAAAAAAGCAGCTGCGACAACCCAACCAGTCACAGCAGCCAGACTTATCGTGTTACAAACTCCCATTAAAGGAATAAGAAAAAAACCCGTCAACAAGCTCCCAATGACACCTCCGATCGTATTGAAGGCGTAAATTCTTCCAGTCGAAATTGATAAGCAATCGCTGGCGCGAAGCTCTTGATACAAATGCAAAGCATAGGGGAAAAATGCGCCCATAAAGAAGGTACTCGGTAAGACAATCAAAGCAGAAATGAGCAATTGGGAAAGAATGTACCCAACACCTGATTCACCCCCAGATAGGGTCAAATACAGATGACCATACCAATAAGGCAGATCATCATAAAAGGAAAGGGTGACAAGCGCGCATATTCCGATCATCGCCTGAATAAAGAACACTTCCACTCGCCAATTTTTTGAACGTCTCAAAAGAGCCGAACCCGCCATACTTCCAAGACCAACTCCAAGCAAAAATATCACCAACATATTTGTGAAGGCGTGGACGGTCGCACCCAATATCCCGCTCAACATCCGAAACCAAGCCAATTCAAGGACAATCGAAAGACCGCCTGATATAAAAAACAAGATCTCGAAACCACGCGTCTTGAGACTCGACGTCCCCTCACCGATCTGCGTGCCTGGTCGAATCGGCTCCAGCTTGAGCGTCTTTGGTGCAATCATAATAGCCCAATAACCAATCAAAAGGTCAAATATCCCCACTCCCACGCAGGTCCTTAATAAGCCCCAATTTGGAATAAAAAAGAACCCGGCCAACAAGGTTCCAGTCAATGCTCCAATGGTGTTGACTCCATATAGGCGACCCGCCAAAGCACTTGATTCTCCCCCTTTTTGCGCCAGTGACCCTACCACCGCCGGCAGGGTCATTCCCATAAAGAGGACGGGTAAAACCATCATCGCAAATGTGATCACGAAGCGAATGGCAAGAAACAAGAATGGATTTTCTGTGCTCATCCCATAGAGCCAGGCAAAAAGAGGGGTTGTTGATCGAAAAATTGGAATAGAGATAAGACCAAGTAGACCTATCGCTATTTGTAACAAGCCGTATGTTCGAAGTGGCTTTTGAAGAGCCCATGAAATTTTGGGTAAGAGCCAACTCCCCAAAGATAGGCCGCACATAAAAGCCGCAACAACGGTGGCACTGCTGTAGAGAGAATTACCTAAAATATAGGACAGCTCCTTTGACCACGTGATTTCAAGAACAAGACTGGTGGCTCCAGACAGAAAAAATGCCAAATATAGCCAGAAATGGTTTTTCATCGCCCCTCAAAAATTCACAAAAGGAATTTGGAATTGGAAAATTTAAATATCCCACATATCATTTAGGATATATTGAACAATCAAATGATCATTCCGGGCCAGGGATTTATCCAATTCAGTGCAGAACCCTTGATGAACTCGACAATTGTCGAGTGCAAAGAGATTCACCTCCAGGCGCCAAAAATCTCTTCTCAATGCTTTGAGGGGCGGGAGTCTGAAGCAAAGCTTTTAGGAATGGTGCGCCAAAGGCATCTCGCAAATCGTGAGCTTTTATAAATATATTAAAAATCAAATACTGCTCGCCACGATTGTCGAGAAGGAACCCGACTCCCTGATGAGAGCCCTCTTCGAAGCCTTGTTTCATCCTTTTCTGAGTATTCCTTATTCTCGCTCCACTCAATGATCCCAATGATTTCATTAAAAAATCTTTGTGATCAGCTGCAAAGTCTCGCAGTCCAATGTTGAAATAAAATCTTAGATTATCCTGAGTGAACTTCGGTATCTGGTCAATCCCCCGTATATCTCGAATTCTACCAGCAACAAAAGCCTCATACTCTGCAGAATCCTCGAAGCCGTTAAATGTCTCCTGAACTATCCTAAGCAGAGCTGGCGCCATTCCTAGGGGATCTTCCACTTTGTCCAATCTGTAACCAAAACTGATCACGATTTCGCCGGCCCCGTTGCTACCAGTGTAATAGTCAGCCCAGCTTGGACCGAAGGAGGAAGCCATAATAAAAAACTCCTTCTCCCATCGCAAAATAGCGTGAAGTTGACCCTTCATAATCACCAAAGGCGAAGCTGAGTCTACTTCCATTGAGATAGAGTCCACCTGAGGTTTGAGTGAAATAGGCTTACCCTCCTCTGAGAGAAACAATACGGGGTGACTGAGTGCCAACTCCACAATTTGCCCTTCCCGCGGCTCCAGGACACTCAGCATACTGTCTCGACTTTCACCCAAAACTTTGCTTTCTTTCATGGGAGTCAGAAGAGCCCAATTCATGGGAGAAGCAGGGCCGTGATCAGCATATTTTGCCAAGGATTGAGCCAGGGCAAAAAGTGTCCGATCCACATCCTCCTCCGCCTTTGCGGGTAGATATGTCGCAGTGAAAAGGATCCCTAATAATAAGACCGAGGAACTCACCCTAATCATCCTCATTTTTTCTCCCTTTCATTAGCAGGGTCGGATACATTGAGTGCAGCCACGATGCCTTCGGCAATTGCGCGATTAAATCCCTTCAAGGCCGCAAGCTCCTCGACGTCTGCCCTCCGAATCTCTTCAAGGGAAGAAAACTGAGTCAGAAGAAATTTCCTTTTCTTCTCGCCCAGACCTCGCACCTTGTCAAGAGAAGAGGAGAGAAGCTCCTTTCCTCTGAGGCCGCGATGAAAAGTAATGGCTACCCGGTGAGCCTCATCTCTCAGTTGCACCAAAATATTTAGGCCACTCGATCCACGACGAAAGGTCACCGGATTTTGACGTCCGGGAAGAAAAAAGCGCTCCTGTGATTCATGAACTTCCTGATCTGTAAACGAACCCTCCGTTCGCGCCTTGGCCATTCCAACCACTGGAATCTCTGGCCGCCCTAGCTCCTCCAAAACTTCGGTCGCAATTTTTAACTGTCCTTTCCCTCCATCGACCACGATCAGCTGGGGATCTTCCCATTCCGCATGAGAAAGACGACGAGACAAAACCTCCTTCATTGAGGCAAAGTCATTCGGACCTATCACCGTGTTTATTTTATATTTGCGATACTCCTCCGGCCGCGGCTGCCCCTCCTCAAATACAACCTGAGAGGCAACCGTTTGAGATCCTTGAAAGTTAGAAATATCGAAACACTCTATCCGACGCGGAAACTCAGGAAGAAGTAACTTCCGTTTAATTTCTTCTAAACCCGCGAGATGATCCTCTCTCTTTTTCACTTGGTCTTTAAAGTGGCTTGTGGCATTGGATTCAGCCATACTCATTAGTCTTCGTCCTTCTTCATCCAATGCATGAATCAAGCGAGGTCGCTTTTTCCCGCGCTCCCAAAACACATCACCAAGAAGTTTAACGATATCGCCGCCCAAATCGACAGGAAGCAAGATTTCATTAGGTATCACATTGTCTAAATAGTACTGATTTAAAAAGGAAGTCATCCACTCCCGTGGATCTTCACCCAGCTTTTTCACATCAAGTTTCGGAAAAAAATGCGAGCGATTTCCAATCACTCGACCTGAACGAATATGTATAGTCTCAATCAAAGTGCTCCCCAACTCGCTGTGGTAGGCGACAATGTCGATATCCTCTTCGTTGATGGACACCACACTCTGCCTCTCCCAGACCGAAGATATCGCTCTCAAACTATCCCGCAATCTGGCAGCAGATTCATATTTCTCTTCTTTTGAGGCCGCCTGCATCCGCTGGGTCAAATCTCGAACCAACTTTTTATTTCCACCCCGCAAAAACTTAAGAGCCTCCTTGATCTCATTCAGATAATGAGCCTTTGTAATGAGATTTGTGCAAGGAGCAGAACACCGACCAATCTGGTGGGTCATGCAGGGACGCTTGCGCGCGACGAAGAATGAATCGGAGCAATCTCGAATTTTGAAGTTCCGATTTAGAAACCGAATCATGTCCCGAACGGCACCACCGTTGGTATAGGGGCCAAAATAGAGAGAACCATCGCTGATCACCCGACGATGCAAATAAAATCTAGGGAAAGCATCTGTCATGCTCACTCGAATATAGGGATAAGATTTATCGTCCTTGAGCCGAATATTGTATCTTGGGCGAAATTTCTTGATCAAGGAGGCTTCAAGAAGAAAGGCCTCGACCTCCGTGTGAGTGATCATATAATCAATGGAATCAATTTGGTTTACCAGATAGACCGTTTTGGGACTCTGGTCTGTGCTCTGGTTAAAATAAGATCTCACCCTCGCTCGAAGACTTTTTGCTTTTCCAACGTAAATGATTTTACCATTTGAATTCTTCATTAAGTAGACGCCGGGTGACTCAGGAAATTCCCTAATACTTATCTTTAAGACTTCCCTCTTCTCTTCGCTCATGGCACACCCGCCTCTAAAGAATACCAAAAAGAAAACAGATCATTCCCCATTTTCTTTAGGTTCAAATCCACCCTCTAAAGCCACTAGACTTTCGCTATCAACCTGCCCTTCCTGCATTAGAATTGAGCGCATTTCGAGTCGCTTGATTTCGTCTCGTATTCGTGCCGCCTCCTCAAATTCCAATTCCTTGGCCGCCTTTTTCATTTCTCCACGAAGGCGCTCCACTTCCTTTGCAATTCCCTTGGCATCCATTCCATACTTTTTTGTGGGTTCAGAGACCTTTGAATATGATTTTGCACCACCTCTTCCAACTCTCTCCTTGGCCTTTCCCCTTGTTTTCGCCTTTTCCTCTTGAAGATTAGCCAACAGATCAAAACCATAAATCTCGGCGAGCCCTTTGCTGACTTTCTTTATAATGGTCGTGGGAGTCATTCCGTGTTCTTCATTATAAGACTGTTGAATAAGGCGTCGACGATTTGTCTCGTCCATGGCCTTTTGCATGGATTTTGTCACAGTTCCACCGTAAAGGATCACCATTCCATTGGCATTTCGTGCAGCCCGACCAATTGTTTGAATCAGAGATCTTTCTGAGCGTAAAAACCCCTCTTTGTCAGCGTCCGTAATCGCCACAAGACTCACCTCAGGAATGTCCAAACCCTCACGCAAAAGATTAATTCCAATCAAAACATCAAAAATACCCAAGCGCAAATCTCTGATGATCTCCGTCCTCTCGACCGTCTTAATATCACTGTGAAGATATTTAACCTTAACACCGAGACCCTCAAAATACTCAGCGATGTCCTCGGCTGATCGCTTTGTTAAAGTGGTGATGAGCACCCTTTCCTTCTTTTTTGAACGAGCCCGAATTTCACCAAGCAGATCATCTACCTGATCCCGGGCAGGACGCACTTCAATCACAGGATCGAGAAGTCCGGTGGGACGAATGATCTGCTCCACAATCAGCCCTTCACTTTTGGACATTTCATATTCGCCCGGCGTGGCCGACACATAAATGACCTTATCCATATAATTTTCAAATTCCTGAAAATTAAGGGGTCGATTATCAAGAGCCGATGGAAGACGAAATCCATGATCAACAAGTGTCAGTTTTCTCGCTCGATCACCTCGATACATGCCTCCAACCTGGGGCACGGTGACATGGGATTCATCAATAAAGGTCAAAAACTGAGAGGGAAAATACTCAAGTAAAGTCGGAGGTGCCTGTCCAGGCTCGCGCCCTGTGAAGTGGCGGGAATAATTTTCGATGCCTGGACAAAAACCCATCTCCGTCATTAATTCTAGATCATAGGAAGTGCGCTGCTCAATTCGTTCTGCTTCCAAAACCCTTATTTGCTGCCGATAATGTTGAATTCTCTCTCGGAGCTCTTCACGAATTGTTTCTACTGCCACCTTCGCTCTTTCATCGGTACTCACGTAGTGACTTCCTGGATAGATTGCAATTTTATCGATTTCCTCAAGGACTGTTCCTCGCCAGGGATCTACCCAAGAAATTCGATCAATAAAATCCCCGAAAAATTCAATACGAATGGCCTTCTCTTCCTCATAAGGCGGAAGAACATCAACAACATCTCCCCGCACTCTGAATGTCCCTCGATGAAAATCCACATCGTTGCGCCGGTACTGGATTCTGACCAACTCCCTTAAAAAACGATCCCGCCTCAGATCCATATTTTTTTCTAAACGAATCAATAATCCTTCATAAGCCTCTGGAGACCCAAGCCCGTATATGCAACTGACTGAAGCAACAATGATGACGTCACGCCGCTCAAACAAAGAATGGGTCGCCGCATGCCTCATGCGATCAATTTGTTCATTGATGGCCGAATCCTTTTCAATAAAGGTATCGGTGGATGGAATATAGGCTTCGGGTTGATAGTAATCATAGTAGCTGACGAAATACTCCACCGCATTTTGAGGAAAAAGTTCTTTAAATTCAGCGAAAAGTTGCGCTGCAAGTGTTTTATTGGGAGCCAAAACGAGTGCCGGAATGTTGAGCTCAGCAATAACATTCGCCATTGTAAAGGTTTTTCCGGAACCCGTCACACCAAGCAAAACTTGATGTTTGGATCCCGCACGAATATTTTCAGTGATATCCCGGATCGCCCGCGGCTGATCTCCAGCAGGTATAAGAGGAGTGACAAGTTGAAAGTTTCTACCTACCACCGCCTGCGTTCGCCCTTCGCTCTTGACCAAAACAAACCTACCTCTTTATTTGGCTACTTCCCAGAGGGTCCCTTCTGGACTGTCCTGAAGGGCAATCCCCTTGGCCGTCAAATCATTTCGAATTCTATCAGACTCTGCCCAATTTTTTTCCGATCGGGCTCGATCACGCTCTTCCACCAATCCATCAATCACCCCTCTCTCGAGACCCATTTGACTCAGAAGCATATCATCGAGAAGGCGTAAATACTCCGTCGGTCCTTCTTGAAAAAGCGCCAGAAGATTTCCCTTGTTTTTCAACCAATGAAAAAATACCTCAGAGATCGCCTTCTTTTCTGGAGTCATTTTTCCAGGCGTTCGGCTCAAACTGTTGTAGAGCCTTACTATTTCAAAGATTCGTGCCATCGCTTCAGGTGTATTGAAATCATCGTCCAAAGCCTCTTCAATCCCCTTGTCCGCCTTTTCAATTGCTCCTTCAAATTTCTCACTGAGTGGCACCAATTCCAAATTGGTTTTTATAGCTGCTTCCGCGTGAGCCATCGCAGAGTAAATACGAGCCAAACCCGAGATCGCGCGATGAATCTGGTCGGTATTTAAATCAACGGTGCTACGATAGTGAGATGAAATCATCATGAATTTCAAAATTTCGGGGTCGTATTGCTCGAGAAAGTTTCGTCCGGTGCGCACATTACCCAAAGATTTACTCATCTTCTGATCACCGAAGTTAATCATGTTATTGTGCATCCAATAACGCACAAAAGTCTTTCCCGTGCAGCCTTCACTCTGGGCGACTTCATTTTCATGATGCGGAAATACCAAGTCGAGACCACCACCATGAATATCAATCGTGTCTCCCAATAGGCTTCGCGCCATCGCCGAACATTCGATATGCCAGCCTGGACGTCCAGCCCCCCATGGAGATTCCCAGGATGGCTCGCCGGGCTTCGCCGATTTCCAAAGAGCAAAATCCGCCGGGTGCCTTTTCCTCTCGTCCACTCCCACTCTGTGCCCCGCTTCAAGATCCTCCAGATTTTTATTACTCAACTGCCCATACTTCTCAAAAACGTGCACATCAAAATAAACGTCGCCATTTTCGACATAGCCCATCCCTTTTTTTATCAGCTCACTGACGAAGGCAATGATCTCCGGCATAAATTCAGTCACTCGCGGATTTCGTGAATGAGGACGTAATTTTAAACTTGCATAATCTTGTTTAAATTCCTGAATGTATTTTTCAGAGATCTCGCTGGCTGTAACGCCTTCCTTTTTTGCTCGATCGATAATTTTGTCGTCCACATCTGTGTAGTTGTAAATGTAGGTGACTTTAAATCCCTTGTGTTCAAGCCAATTGCGGACCAAATTAAAAAATATGGCGCCCCGAAAATTGCCAACATGAAGTAAATCATAGACCGTTGGTCCGCAGACATACATACGGACCTCTCCCTCCCTCAAGGGAACAAAGTCTTCTTTCAAATGAGTTTTAGTATTTAATATCCGCAACCCCAAAGTGGACTCCTTTTGTTCAAAATATTGACCGATACAGCCCGCCATTTGGGGCCGTACTTTTCCCCTCAGTCAAATGCAGAAAGAACCTTTTCTGCTCGTTCGATTAAAAGACTTTTTTCTAGCAAAGGCACGAGAATCTTTAATTCCGCCCCATGAGGTTTACCAAGAACCGCAACTCTGATGGGCATAAACAGGAATTTTCCTTTTGCACCACAATCGCTTTTGACCTGCTCCTGAACCGCCAAAAAGTCGCTCTCACTCAAATATTCAGCCCTAAAACCAATCAACAACTCGCGCCACTTCGCAATCACCGCCGGAGTGGATTCCCACTCCATCGTCTCTTTGGCCTCAGGCAACACCTGAAAATCCCCCCTAGACAAAGGGCGAAATAGTTCAATCCCATCCTTTAGAGTTTCCATGTATGATTTCATGAGACTCAGAGCTCTGTCTTGCCAGTCAGGGTCCTCAGAAAATTGAAGGCCCGCCTCGTCCAAAAATGGCTTGAGGCGACCCCATAATTCTTTGTGAGACAATGCCCGCAGATGAGTGGCATTGACCCATCTCAATTTCACTTCATCAAATACGGCCGGCGATGGATTAAACCGATCCAGACTTATTTGCTCAATCATCTCCTTCATAGACATGATTTCTTGCCCCTTCGGCGAGCTCCAGCCCAAAAGTGCGATAAAATTATTGAGGGCCTCGGGAAGAAATCCGCTCAGCCGGTATTCATTGCAACTGGTTGCCCCGTGTCGTTTGCTCAGCTTTTGTTTGTCAGGACCCAATATAATAGAAAGATGCCCAAACTCAGGAAGGGCAATCCCGAGACCTTCATATATCATCATCTGGCGCAAGGTATTGCTCAAGTGCTCCTCTGCCCTCAATACATGGGTGATATTCATGAGCGCATCATCAACGACACAACAAAAATTATAGACGGGCATTCCGCTCGACCGGACAAGAACAAAATCTCCAACCATGTCAGATGGAAATACCACTTCCCCACGAATCAGATCTTTCAGCACATAATTTTTCTTTTGAAGAGGAGTTTTAAACCGGATTGTCGCAGGCTCCCCCTGCTCAACGCGCCGTTTCGCCTCAAGTGCTGACATGTCCCGGTAAGGACTATTAAATTGCACATTTTGCCCTTCCGGATGAAGGAGGCTCTTCTTTGCTTCCATTTCAGCGTCTGTCATAAAACAGTAATAGGCATGCCCACTTTCAAGAAGCTGGATCGCATATTGCTGATAAATGTATTTTCTCTGACTCTGCCGATAGGGTCCGTGCGGGCCCATGTCTTGAAATGTCTTCGGATGAGGACCTTCGTTCCAATTCAAACCCAACCATTCCAGATCAGCCAGCTGCATCTGCATGGATTCGTCTGTTGATCGCGCCTCATCTGTGTCTTCGACCCTCAGGACAAAGGTCCCACCCCGGTTTTTAGCTATCAAATAGCAGTAGAGAGCTGTGCGTGCCCCTCCGACATGAAGATAGCCAGTGGGACTTGGTGCAAAGCGGACACGCAGGGGCGATGTGAATGCAGGAGACGAGATACTCATGACCATTGTTCCTTTTCTAAAAATTCAGGTGAAACACAATGGCCAAAGATGCCCGATCTTTGATTCAGGAGCAAATGGGCTTACAAAAAAATTAAATTTCTCTGGTGATTAGAGTCCGAAAATAGCGGCGATCTCGCCCTCTCTCCTCAGCTCGTCCGTACTCGTCGCGAGAGAAAGTTCTTTAAGAAGCAAGCTACGAGCCGTATCAAGCATCTTTCGCTCACCAAATGAGAGTTCCTTGTCGACTTTAAGGACAAAAAGGTCCCGCAAAACTTCAGCAATCTCGAATACAGATCCTGTTTTGATTTTTTCCATGTATTCGCGGTAGCGACGGTTCCAGGTCTGATTATCGACCTTTACATCGGTATCACGCAAAATGTCGAGAACTTGAGCTGCCTCACCCTTAGAAATAATCGGTCGCAATCCAACCGACTGTGCATTATTCCTCGGAACCATGATTTTCATACCAGATTCGACAATCTGAATCGTATAAAACGTCTGTTTTGAACCCAGTATTTCTTTGGTTTCGATTGCAGTCACTTGGCCAACACCATGGCCAGGATACACGGCATTGTCACCAACATTGAATGAAGTCATTCACTAACCTCCAGCTTACGGTCAACAAAAGTCCCGTCCCCGAAAAAGACCCAAGACCTTCGAACAAGAGAGGGTTATAGCATTTTTGACACGACTTATCAAACGATATAAAGATGATTCCGACAATATCCTTGAAAAAAATACTAGATACCGACGCGATCTCTCTTAAAATACGATTAGGCAATCCTGTTACCTGATAAAACAATCTACATAAAGTGACGCTTTTTGTCTGTGACACAAAATGTCAGTTGGACATCAAAGATGTCAGTAAGATTCAAAGGTCCCTGTGGATTTATTTTTATCGACATTCGGTGCTACAAACAGATGATTATGAAAAGAAATGTAAAAGCCCGGCTCGACATAATGAGCCAAAGCCATGGCCTCTGCGAAGTTTTGGGTGGCATCCGAATCATCAAATCCCACGGGCTTCATCGCTCCCGTAAATAGGACCGGTACAGGGGGCGAAGGCTCCTTCGCAAAACAATATTTAAGGGTCAAGGCCATCGTGTCCGTCCCATGGAGAACAACAATGGGGATTCTATGTTTCAAAGATTCTGAAATGGCCTGCCAAATGAGCTCGCGATCGGAGGCGGTCATGTGTAGCGAGTCTTTGGCCATCAAAACTCTAAATTGAACTTCGGTATGCGGAAGACGCAAACGACTCAACAGCTTCCTCTCAAGAAGAGATTCGCGATTTTGCAGATCCCCCTCTAGCTCATCGTAGGACTTTTCTATAGTTCCACCGGTTGTGAACACAATAATCCGTTTCTTATTCATGACTCTGAAATATCATATTTACTTGCGAGAGCCAGCCAATTTCATGTTATGAGTCAAGTTGACGAGGTCTGTAATGAAAGAAGATAACAATTCAAAAACCCCGACCAAGAACTTCATCGATGATATCATCGAGAATCATAAAAAAAGCGGACGGTTTGGCGGCCGGGTCCATACTCGCTTCCCACCAGAACCCAATGGCTATCTCCATATCGGCCACTCAAAATCAATTTGCCTGAACTTTGGCATCGCACTCAAATATGGTGGAAAATGCAATCTTCGTTTTGATGACACCAATCCCCTGGCCGAAGATATTGAATTCATTGAGGCTATAAAGGAAGATGTCCGATGGCTTGGATTCGAATGGTCAGAACTTCATCACGCCTCCGATTATTTTGATCAAATCTACGACTACGCCGTTAAATTGATTCATAAGGGTAAGGCCTATGTCTGTAGTTTAAATGAAGAGGAGGTTCGAAAGTACCGAGGAAACTTGACGAACCCAGGCCAAGAGAGCCCCTACCGCAACCGCTCTATTGAGGAAAATCTCGATCTTTTTACACGCATGAAGGCTGGGGAGTTTGCGTCGGGAGCACACACCTTAAGGGCTAAAATTGACATGGCTTCAGGAAATATGAACATGCGCGATCCGCTCCTTTATCGCATCCGCCATGCCAGCCACCCAGTGACGGGAGATAAATGGTGTATCTATCCGCTTTACGACTTCACCCATTGCCTGTCGGATGAGATCGAGGGTATCACCCATTCCATCTGCACGCTCGAGTTTGAAGATCACAGACCTCTTTACGACTGGATTTTGAATGAACTCGAGACTCCTGTCCATCCCCAGCAAATTGAATTTTCGAAATTGGTTCTCACATACTTTACTTTTTCGAAACGAAAACTCAAGGAGCTGGTCACATCGAAGCTGGTCTCCGGCTGGGATGACCCAAGAATGCCAACTTTGAAGGGGATTCGACGAAGAGGATTTACTCCAGCCTCTCTTCTTCAGCTTTGTGCGCAGACGGGAGTCAGTAAGAGCGATTCATTGATCGAAATTGATGTGTTGGAAGAGTGCCTGCGTGCGGATCTGAACGACAAGGCACAGAGAAGAATGGCGGTATTAGACCCCATCAAACTTGTCATCACCAATTACCCCGAAGGAAAGGTTGAGGAGCTCACTGTCCAAAATCACCCCCAAAAGCCTGAACTCGGCCAGCGTCAGATGCCTTTCTCGCGAGAAGTCTACATTGATCGCGAAGATTTTATGGAAGATCCCCCAGAGGATTATCTACGCCTAAAGCCTGGAGGCGAGGTTCGTCTCAGACACGCCTATATTGTCAAATGCGAAAAAGTCATTAAGAACCAACAAGGTCAGATTACAGAAATCCACTGTCATCACGATCCCGAGACCTTAGGGAAAAACCCCGTGGGACGCAAGGTGAAGGGAATTGTTCATTGGGTTTCAGCTCAGCACGCACATCGGGCTGAAGTGAGGCTTTATGACCGCCTTTTCACTGTCCCGAACCCGAATGCCGATAAAGAACGACATTTTACTGATTTTTTGAATCCAAATTCTCTGGAGATAAAAACCAATTGCGCTCTTGAACCGGCATTGGCCCATGCGGAACTCGGTGAGCAATTTCAATTTGAGAGGGTTGGGTACTTCTGTTTGGATTGCGTGGATTCAAAGCCCGGATCTCCTGTTTTTAATCGAGCCGTCACTCTGAAGAATACTTGGGAATCAAAGTAAAAGAATGTTTTCAATCACTGATTCGATGTCGGCCTATTCTCGCACCAACCTGGTTATCTGGTTGGCCCTAGCCATGCAGGCCGGAATTCTCAATGTGGGTGGGTTCTTGGCATGCGGCCGTTTTGTTTCGCATGTGACTGGGTTTGCTGGTCATTTTGGCATGGAAGCAGCCCACTCTCAGTGGTTTGCCGCTTTTGGTATGCTCACCGTACCCTTGTTCTTTCTGTTGGGTTCTATTCTTTGCGCAGTGTTAGTTGATTTTCGGCTCAAAACCCGACGACGTCCGCTGTATGAAGTCACATTTGGAATCTGCTGTGCATTCATCTTCATTCTATCTGGAGCTGGTCAAATTGGATTTTTTGGTGAATTTGGAAAGCCATTGGACCTAAAGCATGATTACACCCTTCTCGCGATCCTTTGTCTCGTCTGCGGCATTCAGAACGCCATGGTCACAAGTGTTTCCAAATCAATTGTGCGCACCACACATCTGACGGGTATCACGACCGATCTGGGAATTGGCATTGTGCGTTGGCTCCATCGACACAAGTATCCTCAGTTTGGAGAGGAAGAGAGAAAGGCCAACACCATGCGCGTAGGAATTATCATTTTTTTTGGAATTGGGTCGA includes the following:
- a CDS encoding glutamine--tRNA ligase/YqeY domain fusion protein, which translates into the protein MKEDNNSKTPTKNFIDDIIENHKKSGRFGGRVHTRFPPEPNGYLHIGHSKSICLNFGIALKYGGKCNLRFDDTNPLAEDIEFIEAIKEDVRWLGFEWSELHHASDYFDQIYDYAVKLIHKGKAYVCSLNEEEVRKYRGNLTNPGQESPYRNRSIEENLDLFTRMKAGEFASGAHTLRAKIDMASGNMNMRDPLLYRIRHASHPVTGDKWCIYPLYDFTHCLSDEIEGITHSICTLEFEDHRPLYDWILNELETPVHPQQIEFSKLVLTYFTFSKRKLKELVTSKLVSGWDDPRMPTLKGIRRRGFTPASLLQLCAQTGVSKSDSLIEIDVLEECLRADLNDKAQRRMAVLDPIKLVITNYPEGKVEELTVQNHPQKPELGQRQMPFSREVYIDREDFMEDPPEDYLRLKPGGEVRLRHAYIVKCEKVIKNQQGQITEIHCHHDPETLGKNPVGRKVKGIVHWVSAQHAHRAEVRLYDRLFTVPNPNADKERHFTDFLNPNSLEIKTNCALEPALAHAELGEQFQFERVGYFCLDCVDSKPGSPVFNRAVTLKNTWESK
- a CDS encoding DUF1275 domain-containing protein codes for the protein MFSITDSMSAYSRTNLVIWLALAMQAGILNVGGFLACGRFVSHVTGFAGHFGMEAAHSQWFAAFGMLTVPLFFLLGSILCAVLVDFRLKTRRRPLYEVTFGICCAFIFILSGAGQIGFFGEFGKPLDLKHDYTLLAILCLVCGIQNAMVTSVSKSIVRTTHLTGITTDLGIGIVRWLHRHKYPQFGEEERKANTMRVGIIIFFGIGSMVGAWAFYNWEYLGFVIPGFISFGLFAKSLRRFRVLEPKKENS